Proteins from one Hypanus sabinus isolate sHypSab1 unplaced genomic scaffold, sHypSab1.hap1 scaffold_532, whole genome shotgun sequence genomic window:
- the LOC132389329 gene encoding NACHT, LRR and PYD domains-containing protein 12-like, giving the protein MERGEKNPRTGRELLDVQSCDPSHRSNPAQGLIKVLSELKDVQQKHMETLRAQTETLRVNTILMREKVKVFHLVDRYAELIVISAVRDRRLVEHELLARRRDHELWREKHLHGEMEKIQTDQLFQSSFSRSKSEPGRSAAVAGVAGIVKTTMVQKIVYDWATGKIFQQFQFVFSFKFRELNSINCRTNLRELILDQYPYFGNFLRDVWKNPQGLLFIFDGLDEFKHRIYFADKWRDTEPKHQCPDPECWCEVSDIVYSLIQGKLLPGCSLLVTTRPTALQLLEKADIRVWAEILGFAGEQWKEYFMKHFDDQTVAAAVFKHVKENEILYTMSYNPSYCWILALALGPFFTQRGRDPQQIPKTITQLYSYYIYSILKNHSREIENPRDVLLRVGQMAFRGVSDKRTVFTDGDLNNYNLQPFQFLSGFLMELLGREDSAQCVVYTFPHLTIQEFAAAVAQFLTIHPEDILKFLTEAHNTTDGRFEVFLRFVAGLSSPMTARGLEEFLGPFPHETTCRVMDWVKEEVKRQSGNTSSEAGKRRLLNTFHYLFESQNRELAQTALGSVEELSFSGMTLTPVDCAVLSHVVRLCDTIKCLDLSYCHILCEGIQQLGPWLHKFQVLSLGRNDLGDSGVKLVSAALGNPECKIQTLNLNHVELTDSGAEDLASALSTNRSLIELDLGWNPLTDQSVPALRRLILTHPSLEQIMLAVNNFSGTGENELESLQESRPGLRVYL; this is encoded by the exons atggaaagaggtgaaaagaACCCGCGGACTGGTAGGGAGCTGCTCGATGTTCAGA gttGTGATCCCTCCCATCGATCAAATCCTGCTCAAGGTTTAATCAAGGTTCTCAgtgagctgaaag atgttcaacagaaacacatggagactctgcgggcacaaactgaaacactgagagtgaacacgatcctgatgagggagaaggtgaaggttttccacctggttgatcgatacgctgagctcatcGTCATTTCtgctgttcgagatcggagactggttgaacatgagctgctggcaagacgCAGAGACCACGAGCTttggagagagaaacatctccACGGAGAGATGGAAAAAATCCAGACTGATCAGttattccagagcagcttttcccgaAGTAAATCCGAACCTGGGAGAtcagcagcagtggccggagtcgcGGGGATtgtgaaaacaacaatggtacaaaagattgtttatgactgggccacggggaaaatattccaacaattccagtttgtctttagtttcaaattccgggagttaaactccattaactgcagaacaaacctgagggaactgattctggatcagtatccttactttgggaatttcCTGAGAGATGTCTGGAAGAACCCACAGGGATTGTTGTtcatattcgatggtttggatgaattcaaacacagaatctATTTTGCAGACAAATGGAGAGATACAGAACCTAAGCACCAGTGTCCAGATCCCGAGTGCTGGTGTGAAGTGTCGGACATTGTGTACAgcttaatccagggcaagctgctcccagggtgttcgcTGCTGGTGACCACACGCCCCACTGCGTTACAGTTATTGGAAAAGGCAGATATCAGGGTCTGGgcagaaatcctgggatttgctgGTGAGCaatggaaggaatatttcatgaaGCATTTTGATGATCAGACGGTGGcggcagctgttttcaaacacgtgaaggagaacgagatcctgtacaccatgagctacaacccctcctactgctggatcctcgcacTTGCACTCGGccctttcttcacacaaagaggcAGGGACCCACAGCaaattcccaagaccatcacccaactgtattcctactatatttacagcatcctgaaaaaccacagccgtgagattgagaacccccgtgatgtgttactcagggttggtcagatggccttcagaggagtgtccgataAGAGAactgtgtttacagatggagatttgaacAACTACAATCTGCAGCCATTCCAGTTTCTGtctgggttcctgatggagcttttggggagagaggattctgcccagtgcgtggtgtacacattcccacacctcaccatccaagagtttgcagctgcagtcgcacaattcctgactaTACATCCCgaggatatcctgaaattcctcactgaagcccacaatacgacagatgggcgatttgaggtatttctccgttttgttgctggtctctcctccccaatgacagctcggggtctggaggagtttctgggtccatttcctcatgaaacaacctgccgggtgatggactgggtgaaggaggaggttaaacgccagagtgggAACACAtcgagtgaagctggtaaaaggaggctcctgaacacatttcactacctgtttgagtctcagaatcgtgaacTGGCTCAGaccgcactgggatctgtggaagaactttcattcagtggaatgacactgaccccagttgactgcgcggtcctgtctcatgttgtcagactctgtgatacaataaaatgTCTCGACCTGTCGTACTGCCACATTttgtgtgaaggaatccagcagctGGGACCCTGGCTGCACAAGTTCCAGGTATTGAG TCTTGGGCGGAAtgacctgggagattcaggagtgaaactggtgtctgcggctcttgggaacccggagtgtaaaatacagacactgaa TCTGAACCATGTCGAACTTACAGATTCTGGTGctgaggatctcgcctccgctctcagtacaaaccgatcACTGATAGAGCTGGACCTGGGATGGAACCCGCTCACAGACCagtctgtccccgctctccgccggcTCATACTGACCCACCCGAGTCTGGAGCAGatcat GCTGGCAGTGAATAATTTCAGTGGGACTGGGGAGAATGAACTGGAGTCTCTACAGGAGTctagacccggactgagagtgtacCTGTAA